The Lactuca sativa cultivar Salinas chromosome 2, Lsat_Salinas_v11, whole genome shotgun sequence genome includes a window with the following:
- the LOC111900269 gene encoding uncharacterized protein LOC111900269, with protein sequence MKTVSGKIVSTKAVSLSKAANILSKFVTSDNGASQSVSAYLRRASVAFNELVYFKKHNKLKKKANEDASTISDISQRNLEEDDVRVPKNDNVEDKSEDKKKNKKKKKKRKNVEVDGGEIGNLEGPERKKRRRIEADE encoded by the coding sequence ATGAAAACTGTTTCTGGAAAAATTGTATCTACGAAGGCTGTCAGTCTCTCGAAAGCTGCCAATATCTTATCAAAATTTGTAACCTCCGACAATGGAGCTTCTCAATCGGTGTCAGCTTATCTTCGTCGTGCTTCTGTGGCATTCAACGAGCTTGTATACTTTAAAAAGCACAACAAGCTGAAGAAAAAGGCGAATGAAGACGCCTCAACCATATCTGATATAAGCCAAAGAAATTTAGAAGAAGATGATGTTAGGGTTCCTAAAAATGATAATGTTGAAGACAAGAGTGAAGACAAGAAgaaaaataagaagaagaagaagaagaggaagaatgtAGAGGTTGATGGGGGAGAAATTGGCAATTTGGAAGGACCTGAaaggaagaagagaaggagaattGAAGCTGATGAATAG